A segment of the Acidimicrobiales bacterium genome:
GGTCAGCTCGCCGAGGGTGCGCAGCTCGGCGAACTGGGCCTCGTCGTTGGCGTCGGCGATCGACCCGGGCCGCAGCCCGTCGCCCAGCGAGAACGCCACGTCGTAGGCGGCGAACAGCTCGCACAGCTCGTCGTAGTGGGTGTAGAGGAAGTTCTCCTGGTGGTGGGCCAGGCACCACGCGGCCAGGATCGACCCGCCCCGGCTGACGATCCCGGTGGTCCGGTCGACGGTCAGCGGCACGTAGCGCAGCAGCACGCCGGCGTGGATGGTCATGTAGTCGACGCCCTGCTCGGCCTGCTCGACGACCGTGTCGCGGAACACCTCCCACGACAGGTCCTCGGCCACCCCGTCGACCTTCTCCAGCGCCTGGTAGATGGGCACGGTGCCGATGGGCACGGCGCTGTTGCGGATGATCCACTCGCGGGTGGTGTGGATGGCGGGGCCGGTCGACAGGTCCATCACCGTGTCGGCACCCCACCGGGTGGCCCACTGCAGCTTGCCGACCTCTTCGGCCGCCGACGACGTGACCGCGGAGGTGCCGATGTTGGCGTTCACCTTGGTGAGGAAGCGCTTGCCGATCACCATCGGCTCCGACTCGGGGTGGTTGACGTTGGCGGGCAGGATCGCCCGGCCGGTGGCCACCTCGTCGCGCACGACCTCGGGGTCGAGCCCCTCCCGCAGCGCCACGAACTCCATCTCGGGCGTGACGTCGCCCCGGCGGGCGTAGTGCATCTGGGTGACCCGCTTGCCGGGGTTGGCCCGCAGGCGGGGACGCTGGGCGCTGTCGCCGGGGAACGGCTCGGCGTCGACCTTGCCGGCCCGGGCGGCGCCGCGCCCGTCGTCGCGCAGCGAGGCGATGCGGCCGGCGTAGTGCTCGACGTCGGCCCGCTCGTGGATCCAGGGGCCTCGCAGCGGCGCCAGCCCGGCCTCGGGCGAGA
Coding sequences within it:
- the thiC gene encoding phosphomethylpyrimidine synthase ThiC, whose protein sequence is MAMADRRKAYVAGTRPDVQVPFTEVVLDGPDEPVRLYDTSGPQGFSPEAGLAPLRGPWIHERADVEHYAGRIASLRDDGRGAARAGKVDAEPFPGDSAQRPRLRANPGKRVTQMHYARRGDVTPEMEFVALREGLDPEVVRDEVATGRAILPANVNHPESEPMVIGKRFLTKVNANIGTSAVTSSAAEEVGKLQWATRWGADTVMDLSTGPAIHTTREWIIRNSAVPIGTVPIYQALEKVDGVAEDLSWEVFRDTVVEQAEQGVDYMTIHAGVLLRYVPLTVDRTTGIVSRGGSILAAWCLAHHQENFLYTHYDELCELFAAYDVAFSLGDGLRPGSIADANDEAQFAELRTLGELTQRAWEFDVQVMVEGPGHVPMHKIKENVDLQQDLCKEAPFYTLGPLTTDVAPGYDHITSAIGAAMIGWFGTAMLCYVTPKEHLGLPDRQDVK